TGAACttgagatctcccatgtgggaggcaggtgcccacctgctcgagccatatctgctcccttctCGTTGTATctgcccatcttctttaggagtcaccaggaacggAACccgggaccgcccatgtgggaagcaggtgttcaactgcttgagccacctctgttcccacCTGGATTTTTAAACTGTATTAATCTATAGAGACTGCTGCACTGTTTACCTTCCAACCTCAGACCTAGCCATTTCCCTGTGACATTTAAGAGAAGGGCTTGCTTCTTCACTTTAGGGAGTGTATTAGCATCCCTGAGAAAGGCTCTCATGTGGTGCTATGTAGGGCGATGGTCTGCCAAGGCGATGGATGGGCCAGTGTGTCCTTGAGGCGTGCTGGACTAGCGTCAGGACTTGAGAAAGAAACAGCGCACGGATCCCACGTTGTTCAAACTCAAGGCATGGATTACCCGTGGTGGGATCTTCCAGAGAGACGCCCTCCCTCAATCCCGATGGACACTGAAACACCGTGAGGTTGACGGGCGTGCCCTGGGCCAGGCAGCATGGCACCCGAGCAGGGACGCCCTCTCGTGGGAACTGCCGCCTTCCTCTCCAAGCCCCGAGAGCCGGCCGGCTGCCTGGGGAGCACGTCCCAACTGAGGCGGCAGCTCCCAGCCAGGCCGGGGGCGCCGGCCTCGCAGCGTCGTCTCCGCAGGTCCCGCTGGGGCCCGTGAGCAGCGAGAAAGCCTGTCTTTTCAAAGGCCTAGTGTAAGATTCTCGCCCTCGAGACCGCTTGGCTGCTTTGAGCGCCAGTGGAGGGGAGATGGGTGACAGAAGGAAGTTATTTTTGGCTTAACTGCTCAGTCTTGGCAGGGGGCCCTTTAAATTTGAAATGTAAACCTGCCATCTATAAGGGGTTCAGCAATCTGATGCCCGCCCCCCCAGTTCACACGCTGGCCTTTTCCGTACAGGGACCACAGACGATGCCTAATACACGCAGGGCGAAGTTTCTCTGCAATGAAAATGTTTAAGAGATGCAATAAGGACCGTGGAGAGTCTCTCTGTAGAGACCTTGTGCCTCCTCCTCCCGTGCCCAGTGCGTCACCTGAAGCTGCAGTCGTCTTGGCTGTCCGCTCCTGGCGTGGCAGCAGCTCCTCACCCCATAGCCAGGCTGCTGCCGTCCTCCACAGGGACGCGGACGGGAAGTTACTGTGCCCACACTTCTGTTattctcatgtctttttttttttttttgaagattatttatttctctccccttcacccccccccccccattgtcttctctgtccatttgttgtgtgttcttctgtgtcctcttgcattcttgtcaggcggcactggaatctctctcttttgtagcatttttctgtgtgggcggcgccattcctgggcaggctgcactttctttcacgctgggcagctctccttacggggcgcactccttgcgcatggggctcccctacgaggggggacactcctgtgtggcagggcactccttgcgcgcatcagcactgcgcataggccagctgcacacgggtcaaggaggcctggggtttgaaccgcggacctcccatgtggtagacagacgccctatcagttgagccacagccgctttcctaTTCTCATGTCCTGAATGTGCTTTTCCTCTAGCTCCATGCAGGCCCACCCATAACTAGCCGAGTTCCTCACCAGGGACTCCTGTGGCTTGCAGAGGGCCAGCCGATGAGGAGAGCGCTGCCCGAGGCGGCTCTGCTGCGCGCCAGCCCCTCCACGCCCGCCGAGGCAGTGCTGAGGCTAGCCCGGGTGTCGTGAGGCTAGCCCGGGTGCGGCGTCCAGCTCGTGCTCTCAGCCTAACGTGGTAGTGCTCGCCCCGCTGGTAAAACTGTGAAACCGCGCTGAGGACACCACCTCGCAGGCAGGACAGACGGCGCAGGCCAGGGAGCGCGGCCTCAGGACGAGGCTGCCAGGCCAGCGCCCTCGCATTCGGGTCTTTCACTTGGAGACGTGGGCTAACGCCGAGCTTGGCCACCTGGGGCTTGGGCACTACGTTTTATTGGGCTGGTTTTTTTGGAAATCAAGcccagccctggggagggggcgaggCCACACTGACGTGACCCCTCTGTGCGTTCTGTCCCGCGCAGGGATCCCCGGCCCGCGTCCTCCTGTATGGACCAAGAGGACGAGCAGAGCGTGAGTGACGCCGAGGACTCCGACGACAGGGGCATGGGCTCCGGCCTCGAGAACGCGGAGGACAGGGAAGGGGACGCGGAAGGAGGAGGAATGGGCTCGACGCTGCGGGGCAGCGCCAGGAGGCAGCGCCACGCGGCGCACATGGGCGCCGTGCCGCACGACGCAGCGCCGGGGGCCTCGGCGCGGGAGACAGGTGAGGCGGCGGGCGTCCCCGCGGGGCTGCGCGCGCCTGGGGGCGGGAGGTGGCGCCCGGGGTGGCACCGCGCGGAGTTCAGGACCCTGCCGTGGGAGCAGCGCTGTAGCGGCACCTGGGCAGGCAGCACAGGTGGCGCTAGCACCTGCCTCGGCGGGCTGCTCCCACCCACACGCAGCGGAGCCCCGCGCTGTGCTGCGTTTAGAGGCGCGGCCGTCAGCCCCGCTCAGGCAGGCCAGCCCTGGGAAGCCACCTGCCTAGCCCGGGCGGCCGAGGACGCCGAGACCCCGGCGGCCTCTCCGGGGAGAGTCAGCGCCGCGCCCGCCTGCTGGCGCGGTCTGTTGCTTCATGCCGCCCCACACCCCGTGGAGACGCGCGACCCCGAGCCCCTTGTTGCCGGGACCAGGAGGATCCACTCCTCTGCCTCTGGGCGGCCTCGGGCTTCCCGCCGCCCCTCGGTGCCCGCAGGCGGTCGTTTCACATCTCAGCAGCCTCCTTGCGAGCCCCGATTGGGAGTGGCGAGGGGCCACAGGTGCGCGCTCTCGTGGTCTCGGCAGCTCTGCGCCCTGTGCTCCCCGTTTCCCCACCGTAGCACGCCCCCGCGTCCACAGGGGTAGGTATGTTTGTTTTTCCACCTCAAGCTATTCCAGACCGATCATATTTTCAAAACCAGCCCAGGGCCTGGTTATGCCGGGTGATCTTTCCCTGTGGTTGGTGACAATggactgggttttttttttaggagtggggggcctgggattgaacccaggaccctcgtatgtgggaagccggtgctcagctGATGAGCCAggtcagcttccctgagttggtttttccgtttgttttgcttgctgtttgttttttcaggaggcaccagaagccaactgggacctcccacatgggaggcgggcgctcaacCGCTGGAGCCACACCCGCTCCTGGACTTGTCTGTTGAGGCTAGAGCTCCGGGAAAGTGCAGGCCTCTTCTCGGGGATCCTCCCTAGTGCCCCCGGGCCCTGACTTTACCACCTCGAGCACAGGCCCTTGGACGCCAAGCCTTCAGGAGCCGGGTGCGGTGGGTGGGCCCGGGCCCTGAGGCAGCGGCTGCCGCCGGGGGCCTCGAGGGCGCTTTCCTCAGGTGGCAGAGCCTCTCTCAAGGGGGCCCAGGTGCGCGGGAgccggggctgggcaggggcggtGGAGAGGCCTGAGCTCGTCCAGGGAGGAGCTGCTCTTTGCGGCGCCTGCACCGTCGGATCTGCGCCCCCGGCTTTCCTGACCTCGCGAGGGCGGAGAGCGGGTCCCCTCACTGCCGCCCTCTTCTCTTGCAGGGGCGCTGCTGAATGAGGCAGAAGGGGTCGTGCTCCGTGAGGAAGAGGACGGCCCCCCCGGTGCGGCTGGCACGGCCACGTTTCCAGGACTGTCGGCGTCCGACAGCCTGTCCCGGAGCCCGGCGGCGGCCGAGGAGGGCGCGGCCCGGCCCGAGGCGCGGCCCGTGCTGCCCTGGCGGCGGCACCTGTCTCTGGGGAGCCGGCTCCGGGGCGACAAGCCTGCGCACCGCCGCTTCCGCAGGCCGCCCCCGCCGGCGGCCGGGGGCCTGGGCGAGCTGGGCGGCCCGGGGGCCGGCCTGGGCGACGCGCCCACCATCTGCGCCGCCTGCGGGGAGAGCTTCAGCCCCGGCGCCGCCTTCCTGCAGCACGAGCGCGCGCACCGGCTGGCCgaggcggcggccgcggcggggCTGCACCTGGCGGGCGCGGGGGCGCtgggcgcgggcggcgcgggggaCCCGGGGCCCGCGCTGGCGCGGCCGGCGCGCGACAAGCCCTTCCGCTGCGGCGAGTGCGGCAAGGGCTTCAGCCGCAACACGTACCTGAGCAACCACCTGCGCCTGCACAGCGGCGAGCGGCCCAACCTGTGCGCCGACTGCGGCAAGAGCTTCAGCTGGCGCGCCGACCTGCTCAAGCACCGGCGCCTGCACACGGGCGAGAAGCCCTACCCGTGCCCCGAGTGCGGCGAGGCCTTCGCGCTCAGCGCGCACCTGCTCAGCCACCGGCGCGCGcacgcggcggcgggcggcgcgggcgcgGCGGCGCTGCGGCCCTTCGCCTGCGCGGCCTGCGGCAAGGGCTTCGTGCGCCGCTCGCACCTCGCCAACCACCAGCGCATCCACACGGGCGAGAAGCCGCACGGCTGCGGCGAGTGCGGCAAGCGCTTCAGCTGGCGCTCGGACCTGGTCAAGCACCAGCGCGTGCACACGGGCGAGAAGCCCTACATGTGCTCCGAGTGCGGCGAGAGCTTCAGCGTCAGCTCGCACCTCTTCACGCACAAGCGCACGCACTCGGGCGAGCGGCCCTACGTGTGCCGCGAGTGCGGCAAGGGCTTCGGGCGCAACTCGCACCTGGTGAACCACCTGCGCGTGCACACGGGCGAGAAGCCCTTCCGCTGCGGCCAGTGCGAGAAGCGCTTCAGCGACTTCTCCACGCTCACGCAGCACCAGCGCACGCACACGGGCGAGAAGCCCTACACGTGCATCGAGTGCGGCAAGAGCTTCATCCAGAGCTCGCACCTGATCCGCCACCGCCGCATCCACACCGGCAACAAGCCGCACAAGTGCGCCGGCTGCGGCAAGGGCTTCCGCTACAAGACGCACCTGGCGCAGCATCAGAAGCTGCACCTGTGCTAGGGGCAGGGGGCGGGAGGCGCCCCCCGGGGGGCCCGCGGGAGAGGAGGTGTCCTGGGGGCAGACCCTggagggagaagtggggggtgggcGGGAGGGACAGCCTGAGCGTCCCTGGGGAGctcggggaggggaggggagggcgagAGTTCGTTGCCTGCCGCCTTGCCACCTAAGAACTGTTCTGAGACGTCCGAGAGCGGTGGCTTCCTCCACGCCTTTAGGGGGATGCGGGGTCTGGTGCAGGCATCCGGAGGATGGCGAGGAAGGGGCGTCGGGGATGGGGGACAGGGTGACAGGCAGCAGGGTGGGTGGGCTGGGGCGGCCCGCGGCACTCAGGAGAGGGGCTGTGGTTGGAACCAGGGGGATGGGGCAAGGGCGCCTTCCCTGGACTTCAGGCCGGCGTctgccctgtcccccaccccaacTCTGGTCCCGTGAGAATTAGGGACCCTTGTCAGCCCTCTGGGAGGGGatgccttcttgcctcttccCTTTCTCTGAGCCGCAGTTCGCTGCTGTAGTGAGGCATCCGGGGGAAACGGGGCCGAGAAACCACATCCTCCTTTCAAGGAGCAGCCTCTGGGGTTTAGCGGTTCATTCCTAACTGGTTCTCAGGCGCCCTGGGAAGGACGGGCCCTGCTCCTGGGTGTTTGCTCCTTCCTTGGCAGGCCTCTCGCTTCGTGCTAGTCACGTGGTCTATGCGGAGGACCAGTCAGTCCCCTGCTCCGTGCCACGTGTGTGCCAGCCCCAGTCAGGTCACACTGTCATCTTCTAAATGCAGGAAAATGGAACCATTCCCGGCCACGTGTGGCTTTTCCCCTTCCCAGATCAGCTGGATGCTTGTGTAACTGCGGCAGAAGTCACCTAGCCCCGAGGTTTGCTGTCCTTGGGTAAGAAATCCAGGAGAGCAAGGTGCTCAGAAGTTGGGGCAGAAGGCTCCTTTGTCTCATTTGCCGTCACTTTGGCTCTGTGACATCCCCTCCCGTACTTTAGTAGCGGGAGAAAGACCCGAACCTCCAGCGCTGTCCTTACGGATGGGGAACCTGGTCCGAGCAgggatttctcttttccttcGTGTAGAAATCTCAAGGCTTTACACAAGGAGGGTGAGGTCAGGGAGAGGTGTAAGTGCAAAATTGCCAAAAGCACAAGTGATGAATGTTCTCTGGTGGTTCTACAAATGCCAAACTAGCACTTGGATATGAGCACAGTGCTTTATGCTTTTTAATGATTGTTTGGTTGTTTCTCACATCTTTGTGAGGTGGATCAGTATTATGACCCCTATCCCGGGTGTGCTGTGGCCCGTCCTGAAAAGAAGCTGGGGCAGCGTGAAGCGGTGTGGTCTGACCATTTGGGCTCTCCAGCTCAGCTGCTAGGAAGACTTAACCTGCCGTGAACTTGTGTAATGAAGTAAGGACACTGAAAATTCTTAACGCTAAATGGAAAACTGAAGACTCATCTAGAAGGGCCAAAGATGTCCTTGTTGACAGAGCTGGTCTTTGTCTCCTAATTAGGGTGTCCTAGCTATGTTCCATTTCTGGTAGGAGACTATAGTTAGGTGTCTCGTGTAGCTCTCAGTTACCTGTGCTGAAAACCCCTCCCCTAGGGTAGCCATTAGCCGTTAGGGCTGTGAAAACGGTCTTATTTTCTACACTAGCAATTGTTACCCTATACCTTTCATGGAAGCATTTTCTCAACCTTGAACacacttgaagaaaaaaaaaaagctacaagaTTATTACCACTTGCAACAGTTCTGGCAAAGTTTCTGAGGATGCTGATAATTTATACTTGATCACATGTATTCAAGCAAAGAAACTCTTTGGGGACTGTCTGAAAGCATGTTTTTGCCATTATGAATGAAAACACTTTCTTTGTTGTTAAGTTCCTGAGAATTCCGTTGATACAATGCCTGTTGATAATGTCCTCATCAGTTTATTGTTGTTCAGCAATGCAAACAGATTTTCAAAATACGGATAGATTTGGAAGACAcggtttctttcttttcttttaatgaagGATAATATAAGCAAAGTAAGCACCCAGTGTTTATTCTGACTCATGTCGTCCGAATACTAATACCCATCCTAAAATAACATAGCCAATTTGTAGGTGatcttattccttttttattcccTGCATATCTACCTCTTCCAGG
Above is a genomic segment from Dasypus novemcinctus isolate mDasNov1 chromosome 9, mDasNov1.1.hap2, whole genome shotgun sequence containing:
- the ZNF697 gene encoding zinc finger protein 697, with product MDQEDEQSVSDAEDSDDRGMGSGLENAEDREGDAEGGGMGSTLRGSARRQRHAAHMGAVPHDAAPGASARETGALLNEAEGVVLREEEDGPPGAAGTATFPGLSASDSLSRSPAAAEEGAARPEARPVLPWRRHLSLGSRLRGDKPAHRRFRRPPPPAAGGLGELGGPGAGLGDAPTICAACGESFSPGAAFLQHERAHRLAEAAAAAGLHLAGAGALGAGGAGDPGPALARPARDKPFRCGECGKGFSRNTYLSNHLRLHSGERPNLCADCGKSFSWRADLLKHRRLHTGEKPYPCPECGEAFALSAHLLSHRRAHAAAGGAGAAALRPFACAACGKGFVRRSHLANHQRIHTGEKPHGCGECGKRFSWRSDLVKHQRVHTGEKPYMCSECGESFSVSSHLFTHKRTHSGERPYVCRECGKGFGRNSHLVNHLRVHTGEKPFRCGQCEKRFSDFSTLTQHQRTHTGEKPYTCIECGKSFIQSSHLIRHRRIHTGNKPHKCAGCGKGFRYKTHLAQHQKLHLC